Genomic segment of Arachis stenosperma cultivar V10309 chromosome 4, arast.V10309.gnm1.PFL2, whole genome shotgun sequence:
GTTTACAAACATTTCCACTAATATTTTGTTAGTTCCTCTTTTGGAAAACTTTATATGCTGAAATATAGTCATAACTTTCTTTTCTGTTAAATTGTCCATTTGGCATTTGCAGAGATCTTGACAATTCTGATTGCATGAATTACCTGGAGTAAGTTCTTCTAAAATGAAGTGTTGCTCGCTATCTTCTAAGTCTTGCAATGCAGAAACAACCTGAAATTTTCCACATGAACATGTTGATGTAAATGATATTTATTGACAATCTACAAATGAAAAAATTGCCAGAATGTGAGGCAACAATGAATATCTTGTAATGAGTCAAAATAAACTATCCAACTCATTTGTTTTTCTTATAGTTCATGTTATGGTCCATTCTACGAAGGTACGTATATTCTCAGAACCAAAAGCAGCCTAAAGTTCAATGTGTATATTGATTTTTGAATATGCATATAAGTCATACTTGACTGCTATCCTATGAACTCTTATGCAGCTTCAATACATAAAAGAATTTTTCTTCACAATATTTGTCTAGGATTCAAGAGTTCCATTTTCTTATGCGGTTATGCTGGAGGCACCATGATTCCTTATCCCAGACTGAAGACACATGAGTTGacttaaataaaagaaaaacgaGAAAATAACTTGAAAAAAAAGTATGATATGGTGTTGCATTATAGGACAACATGCTTTCTGTGTTCAACAATTTGCTCTGTGTGAATGAATATTGCAGATTATTGATACTTACCATATTCATGGACATTCTATCCTTTGGACTCTTTTTAAGACATTGATCTATTACTTGGACCAGCCATTGAAGCTTTTCCTCCTCATATGACTTGCTGAGAGTGGGATCTACAAGTTGTGTGTACTGCTTTCCCTTAAGAAGAGGCTTGGcctgaaaagggaaaaagaaatgAACATCAATTTTGTATAATGAACTTAACAAAATCACTGAGAATGTAAACATTGAAGCTTCTGAACCAATTTATCACTCAATCATTGAATACTATCTAATAGGATgtgaaagtaataataataatattatgttCCTACCCATCCAACAAGGCTTTTATCTGCAGAGTGACCTTTAACCCTACGTCCGGTGATCAGCTCTAGCAGAACCACTCCGAACGAGTACACGTCAGCCTTAGTTGATACTTTTCCCCTCTCCTGATGCTCTGGTGCTATGTAGTCAGAATTTGCACTTTTATCTTTGTTGAACTTCCTGAACTCAATCTTTTTACCGAATCCAAAATCTCCAATCTAATTACATACTTACATTTCAGAGTAATGATTAGATATATAGCATGAAAATGTGGATAGTTATACTTAGTTTGAAACTCAGCTTTTAGAATTCAAGTTAAGTACCAGTGGGTTGAATTCATGTGTCAGAAGAATGTTACTTGGTTTTACATTGCCATGGATTATGCTATTTTCATGTAGGTACTTTAGACCTCTTGCAAGACCTATTGCCACTTTCTTCCTTTCTCTCCAAGTCAAAGATCTGCTGCTTTCCTCTGCATAATGAAACAAGTTCAAACAGTAAAATTCTCTACTCCTTTGTTTATATATTACACATGCACACACACACATATGGTAGATATCTTACTTGATAGATACATGTCGAGTGAACCGTTGCAGGCATACTCAGACACGGTCAATAGGAAGCTTGCTTCTGTGGTTAAACCCAACAGCATGACCACATTCTTATGTCTAACTTTGAGAGTAGACCGAACTTCGGATTGGATTTTCTCCCTTTCCTGAGAACTTCTTAGCTCATGCTGCTTAACTACTATTTTCAACTCGCCCTCTAGCTGGCCTTTGAAAGTAGACAAATAGCCACCTTCAGAGAGACAGTTCTTCAATGAGAATCCATCTGTGGCATTTTGGAGTTCTTCATATGTGAATTCCTTTTTCCATTCGATATTAGGCCGTCTGATTTTGCAGATAGAGCATAACAGCTCTTCTGAAGCGCTTTCCTTGTCGCTCGGTTGATCAATCTCATTCATTTCATAGATGTTTGATGGATGCCTTAAGCTCCAAGCCTCAACATGGAACAAGTTCTGTGTCTGCTCTTTGTCCTGAGCTGTTATTTCATCATTGTTAGTTACAACTGTTGTGTCCATCTCCTCCTCAAGGAGCATGCTTTTTATCTGTTCATCATCCTCTCTTTGCTTCCCTCTTTCTATTTCACCTGTTTCTTCATCATTGTTTATTTCTTCCCTGTTAGTCACAAATGTGTTGATGGCCTTTCGGCGTTGGCACCTGCCTTGTATTCGACTCAAGCTCGACTCATCAACATTTATTTCTGCAATCATTGGAATGTTTATATATTCAGGAATGCCTAGAAGTGAAACCACTAAGAATAAATAGGCTGAAACATAGTGAAGTCAGTGTTGCACACCAGCATTACTCTTATTGAAATCATCAACAGTGAGGAAAAGATCTTCAAATGCTGGTTCTGGTAAACTTTGATCAAATGTTTCATGGCTGCTACATTGAATCTCTGTGGGGATATCAGTAGGGGCTCGTAGGTGTACGATCCGATTGTTTCGCTTTAATCTTGATATACCACAAGAAAGCTTCTGCTGGAAAAACTCTGCATCTTTCTTCAGTTGCCTATGAATGAGATGCATCTTAGATTAATATGGTAAAAAATAATACAGCTACAACATTTGTGTGCTTTTATTTTGCCTGACCTGTCAAGTATAAGCCAAGTTGCCTTTAGATTAATGGCTGCTTTTAAAGCAAGTTCCTTTAATGGAGATCCTGTAACCAACTGAATCTTAAATGCAACCTGAAAATATTATGCAGTTCACAAAAATTGCAGCCTGTAAAGCTTCCTCTGAAAATCTTCTTGCTAGAAATGAAATAATTAGGCTTGTTCTTTCAAACTTTCAAACTTACATACCTCATTTGATTCATAAAGTTTAGCAATCTGAGCAAGCTCATCATTCTGAAGATACTCTTCCATCTTCCTCGTGGCTTCTTCGGCCACAATCCTCCTATTCAGTCCATGCACACTGCAATAATATCCCACTACAAGGGATATTATTCATTAACAAAATGCATACACTCTATTTAGTCATTTCAAGAGTTTTTTACACTGTTTATATTCcacttattattattactaatacTTCAGCTGAGGATTGAATAAGATGAATTGTTTCAGAAAGATTACATACTAGGAGTGTGTATCTGATGCATGATTGAAACTAGAGTGACCTTATCTGCTGCCTTCAGTGCTAAGCCGCTATCTATAGCCCATGAAAACACTCTTGTATGAAGCTCTTTCGACGCATCTTGAATCACCACCACATTGTTCTCTTCCATGGCCATCACTAATCACTTTCAACTCCTTGATATATGGACATGAAAAATGGAGTCCCGGGAGAGAACTTGATCAAGTGTGTCTCTTTGGTTATAAGGTAATCTGATTTGTCATTGTATGTGAACATCTGTCATATGGTAACATTCCTTGCCAATATCGGGTATCCTAAGTAAATGTTCCTCTTAAGAATGCTAAGAACTAATTTGTCGCGGATTGAGTTCCATTTAAGGATCTGTCACCGACCAATGAGTTATTGCATACACAAGACGGGATTCAAATCCTCGACACTTGCTTAGCATACGAGTGAGCTGACCACTCGACTAACTCAAGTTGGTTtgaagattattattattattattattattattattattattattattattattattattattattgtttgaCAAAATCTATGCTCATTTCCTAAATACTACCACTGCCCCTTTTTGAATTTGTCAGTTTGTTCCAGACATTGGGGGAATATATTTTTGACAAAGCTGTTCGATAAAATTAAAGCATAGTATTTCTTGGTTGAGCAACGAAATTACCAAGATAAAgaagattattttttatttcatatttgaGTTATAGTATGTAtactcacttttctttttttatatacactCCACTAGTTTCTGTTCGTGATGTGATGGGATGTGGAATTCAGCTGATATGGATTTCATATACCTCATAAagaataaattatcattttagCCTccaaagaaattaattttgactTAATAATCCTTAAAGGAAAGAAATAGCACCCGAAATTCTGAAATTAAAATGAATGGATGAATGTTTTTActtatgtgattatgattaatTTATGGAAATTTTCTTATGCTTATGGTTTTGATTACTAGATGATGTTGAATATTGTTTTAGATGGTATGGAATTATGATTATGCATGTGTATGAAAGTACAAGTAGTAAGTAGTATTTCTTTATATTCTTCTTTTAATAGAACTCTAATAAGCATTGTCAACAAATATCTGATGTCAAGAGTAAGTTAACTGAGTGTATCTCACAACTATCAGAACATTTTCTCTAACAACGGCAAAGATTCACAATCACAAGTTCTTGCAACACCAAATCAAAATACAAGAATAAACTAAACCATTAAATAAGCCAAACCTGAGAATTTTCACACACTTCTTGCTATTTTATTACATACACACAAACTGAAATTTCTCAAGTACAAAAGATTACTAGTTCACACTCATTATACTCTTATCACCTTACCCAATCACATGTTTCCAGAAACATATCAAACATAATGCAGTTACTAGTTCTGACACAGGGCTAAGAAGAAAATGTCATCAACCCTATCATTGCTGGGAGAGTTCCCGCCATATACCAGTAAGCCCTCTTGACCGTTTCGCTGAGCACCGGCGAATGCACACCATCCACGAGGCCCGGGATGGGAACCAGAGTCCACTCTTTCTTCCAACTTCTTCCACTCTAGTGTCTCTGTGTCCAACACAAAAACATCACCAGAGAATTTGCCAGCACCCATATGACCTTGGTCACTAGGATCTATTTCCCCACCATACAAGATTATGTGTTTTCCATAACTGGCTGTTGAAAACACACTACGCGCTGATGGTTTCTGTCCACTTGTTTCAACTTGGGACCATGTTTTGCTGATCAAATCAAAGCAATGCACATCATCCACTTCCATTCCAGCAAAACCATAGACTACCCATATTTTTCCTTGGACAGCTGCGAGGCCGGGGCCACCTCTGCCTTTGCAGTTTGTGCCCGGAGATGGAAACTCGGTCCACTTGTTATCGACAACATCAAAGGCCCATAAATCGTTGAGCCTCCCGGAAACCCCACAACCACCAAATATATAGACGTTCCGGTCATCGGCGGTGATGGAATGATAGCTGCGGTGAGGAGGCCCGTGGTCTCCTCTTGAAATTAAGGCCCAATTGTTGATCTTAGTATCAAAAGAATAGAGCTCATTGAGCTCATTGTGTTCAGCATCTCTTCCACCAAATACATAGATGGTATCTCCAATTGCAGTCATTGTCACACCCACACGTGGTGGTGGGGTATCCCCGGATGCATCAGCCACAGACCATGTGAGAGTCTTGAGGTCGAAGACGTGTACGTTGTTATCAACGGGGACACGTGGCGCGAATTCACCCCCAAATGCATAGAGCTTTTGTCCTACTATGGCAACAGCATGTGAACTTCTTGCTCCAGGACCAGCTCCTTTTTGATCAAGCTGAAACAAGTGATCATCAAAGATAAGATTATACAGCTAATCCTATCGCTATCACTAACTTCTACCTAAGTACCCTCCACATACTACTCACTAGTCATCACAACCTCTCATAGTAATGgatgatttaattttttctgAGTAAAACCCCTTTTCGGTCCCTATCCTTCTCTAATTTAGACAACCCACACAATTTAAAAATGACAAGCTGTCCCTTGTCCTTCATTTTCATTATACGGATAAGCCCTTCTGTGATAATTTTTGGCAAAGGATGATGGAAAATGCGAGTGATATAACTTGTATGACCTAACCTTCATCAGTCCTACGTGGATGATAACTATTTGATTATAACTATTTGATTGGAATTGTTTAGCTCCTACATAATCATCAAAACGATGTCCCATCAAAGGGTTATCATCCCTCAGCAATGTCTCTTTGATGACTGAATAGACCATAAATAATTTCAATCAAATAATTATCATCAATATAGGATAGGTGAAGGTTAGATCATACAAGCTAATATCACATAAGCATTTTCCACCACTTTTTGCCGAAAATTCTCATAGAAGGGCTCATAAAGAAAGGATAGGGAGCAGATTATCATTTTCCAATCCTTAAGGTGCGGATAGTCTAAATTGAAAAAGACAAGGGACCGGAAAggaattttactttttttctaTACTCACTGGACATTTAACTCATATCAATAAAATGAAGTGTTACTCAGACTTTATGTGATCTATCTGATAAGAGACCTAATTTTCACGTGAAATCTTTATCGAAAAAGTTCAGATTCCCACGTTTGGTTGAAATATTTCATCTTTAAAGAAAAAACTACTATGGAATATTATGTAGGAAATCACTATAATCAAGATATAATATTCAATTTTTGACAAGAACATGCAGCAAACCCTCATTgaaaacaataacaactaaGAAATTGCAGCGCCACAGGAAGAGCACTGGTGTACAACATCGAAGACCTATTATCTTTGGAAATAATTCTTATTTCAgtagaaaagaaacaaaaaaatatatatataattaagaacATGCACAAGTTAAGATTGATAAGCAGAGGGAAGGAACAGAAAGCAGACCTGGAACCAAGTGCCATGACTGACCACCATTGACGCTTGACACCAAATTAGCTGCAATGTGATTTGGCCTCAGTCATTACTTACCTACTGCTTCCTGTGTACCATATATATAGAGAAATAATATTGCTATTAAACTCTTCGACTAAAAAATAAATGTAGTGTTGTTTGGTAGctattaaattgataaaaaaatatttttttaataaatttttttttaatatatttgacaaatttttaataataaaaataaagtattaaaaaaatttaaaaaatattttttttgaaaagttataatttatatttttttaagttttttttaaaaaaagagttaaattttaaaatggtCTCTGGACTTATAATCAAGTCTCACGGTCATTTCTAAACTTACAATGACTTTAATATTGTCTCTGAATTTAATAAAAGTGACTTACGAATCGTCcttgaaatattttttagaaaatattcTTTAACGGTGTGATGACGTGTACTAAGAAATATCATGGTGGATAGATGATGTGGCTGCTATTTAGTCCTTTTAAGTGATTTATAATCCTAGTCTCCAATTTGAGTTCCACCTGTGTCTACCATTAGAAGTcactttctttcttctttcactATTAGAAGACACTATTTTGTCatcttctatttctttccttctcctgtTTTCacctttcttctcttgctctcTCTGTAAGTGCTGTAAATCCTAaacccttttcttcttttctcatTTTCTAATTCTCCAAAATTTTGCAGTTTTATTCATGTATAGTCCAAGCTCTCTAGTTCACTTGGAACCCTACCATTGTTTCTGACCCTAAAGCGCTTATTGATCAATTGAGTCATTTTGAGGAAGCTGAAACTCTGATCTTTGAGGCCATTTCCAAGCTCGAATCTCAAAACAGAGTTTGCTCTTTTTTTACTGTAAATTTCTTAAGTCACACTCCAAGCGAGACTCACCGAAAGGTTTTGATGTTGCTTATTATTACATGAACCAGCTTTTTTGTAGTTCTTCCTCTGTTTACATAAATGTAGGACTTTTGAGTATATGATTAGTACTTTATGTGCAATGGATAGGCCTCGTGAAGCCAAGAATTTGGTTGAGGATTTGAGAGACAATGGTGGAGCGATTGACCCTTTAACTTTTGAGTTGAAGTCCATTATGTATGGTTATGGGAGGTTGGGGTTGTTCCATGATTTGCAGAGAGTTGTGGATCAAATGAAGTGAAGTGGCTTTGAGATTGACACTGTTTATACCAATATGTTTCTTTCAACTTTTGGCACTCATGGTGAGTACATAGAAATGGTTTCCTGGCTTAAGAAGATGAGAAGTTCAGACATCTCATTCAACTTCTCAATCCACAATGGCAACTCATTCAGGAGGTAATCGACAGTGAAAATGATTTCCGAACTTAAGGAGTTACTGGATTCTTGTGTGAGAGGTAATAGTGTAGGATTTATCGGAGGCTAAATTGAATTTGCATGGATATCATTTGGGTTCATCCTATATGATTATGCTACTTTGGTTGAAGGAGATGTGgcatagaagaagaaaaaggatagcagagaagaagaaagatggtGACTTCTAATGGTGGACATAAATTGAGTCAAATAACGATAACAGCCACGTCACCTATCTGCCGTGGCGTCTCTCAGTACACGTCATCACGCCGTTAAGGAATATTCTTCGAAAAATGCTTCAGGGACGACCGTGAGTCACCTTTGTTAAATTCAGGGACAATATTGAAGCCATTGTATGTTTAGGGACGACCGTGAGGCTCGATTGCAAGTTCAGGGACTactttgagatttaattctaaaaaaaaagatgttcTTCACATCataaatgaacaaaaaaaatacttttatcttattttatccaaatataattgataaataaaaagatctttttacataagatatccaaacataaaatcacttttatttttgtaaaagatattttaaaaaatatcatttaaaaaaaagatctttttcaaaaataacatCAAAACAAACTCttagttgataattaaaaaaatattaaaaataataaatgctatcctctaattattttatatatatcttttttgtCTCGACAaacatgttttccaaaattatAATTTGGTATACAATTGTTTTTGAAATATCCTGtgttatatataatttataaaaaatatatttttactaatttatAAACACGAACTCAAaatttctttattaaaatatattatatattctCATCTTGATAAACTTCGTAtttgttaaaatatttaatGTGGTATATTTAATAGTTCTAATTTTAAGACAggtaatattataaaatatgcaTATACTAAAAAGTTTTGATcatttacaaaaaattataaaaatattcatttagtgcaaaattattaatgctttctaaaaatattctttttaactATATTTACAATAATTTGAATCAAACTCCgattttaaaaatctctttttaaaagtatatattaattgtttggtactttttgttatatttttaacaaatttaaaagatatttatttGATAATTCGAAGTTTGGTACTTTGGTTTACtgaagaaataaaataaaacaaaacataGACGATTGAACCTTTTATAGGTGGCTAGTGGTTCAGGTACCTTTATGGATTGGAAGAATTTTAAGTGTAGTAGAAATATTAGTATTTTAGTTATTTCAACggttaatttaaattataaaaaatatatatataatatatattaattaaaattaattattagaacAATTAAAAAATCTGTGTTTGCGGTACACTTCAAAATTTTCCAATTTCATGTATATCATTGTCTAAGCCTAGTATCCTACGTcatgaaaattttatttattcaagTGAACCGGTCTGGGTAATGCCATCCTGATGTGGCTCACACAAAGTTGACTTGTAAAGTTGTAGCAATAAGGACACAAACAttaatttaatctaatttaaaatatcattgGCAGTTAAAATCTTTTATTTAACTTTTCGGGGAAAAAAATGACCTTTTAGAATATTTAACAAAGTAATTCTTCAGAAAAAAGGCAAATTAATccttaatatttttataaaaatgacaaattaatgcctaatttttcaaaaaataatataattgatGCATTCAGgtatctaaaattttaaaagataaaagattaatttatctttttatttcgttaaaaattaatttatctaatattcaataaaaattaatttgtctttttattttaattttatttttaatatatatttttaaaataaatttaaaaataatatatattattaattattaaaataaaaaattttaaataattcatataattaaaaaaa
This window contains:
- the LOC130976147 gene encoding nitrile-specifier protein 5; translated protein: MVVSHGTWFQLDQKGAGPGARSSHAVAIVGQKLYAFGGEFAPRVPVDNNVHVFDLKTLTWSVADASGDTPPPRVGVTMTAIGDTIYVFGGRDAEHNELNELYSFDTKINNWALISRGDHGPPHRSYHSITADDRNVYIFGGCGVSGRLNDLWAFDVVDNKWTEFPSPGTNCKGRGGPGLAAVQGKIWVVYGFAGMEVDDVHCFDLISKTWSQVETSGQKPSARSVFSTASYGKHIILYGGEIDPSDQGHMGAGKFSGDVFVLDTETLEWKKLEERVDSGSHPGPRGWCAFAGAQRNGQEGLLVYGGNSPSNDRVDDIFFLALCQN